One stretch of Sylvia atricapilla isolate bSylAtr1 chromosome 4, bSylAtr1.pri, whole genome shotgun sequence DNA includes these proteins:
- the PRAG1 gene encoding inactive tyrosine-protein kinase PRAG1, giving the protein MQNEQRRAVQKTQWALSVTHEDLKMSACSDFVEHVWKPGSCKNCFNPKSSHRLQTPPDVGACGVLLDGARTKPESLVLEDEGVNTSPFSKPTIAVKPTMINSDVSDAWADVNMNADLSQVSWGVISSKQLLLKSGDAQRICLDNFGNGGVRKPFLHNQPSDCLSCCPPSYSMVGLRGLESRVERNVSIHSLVLVGEMGKQEDRVKDKFALPPQVPCPNPSALGDRSTTSCSRNTSSQAREGAALPSGDDCDHILESEGGEYCSITNCHKEHPVPWEPCCTEEKAVQCEESHTSSGWRQRDAPEVPRPSGRAVKFSEEERRAVNVAFCITKDQSDPLPYTLCSDRRNLALHTEAATLPESTGSCKAAALALSREDEDFPLPGEPSVTGDLRTEGSSTPQQALVEPQRPRLTEPTRGDPIYAESTKRRKAQLKAVGSQAKAEKLAHGTAKEKTDGLWREGGWALGGEKEHQDSTGQVAAKITIMTAHTEDDHKTIFLSSPDSAVGVQWPCISPTSHPDFGTSSPAIESGQIFQASGCENNTRFHVAAPVKTSLTESPAIPPKMSKNSQPGSEGSRVAPVSSHVGRFADENCHDGAGAQLQPRSCTDTGVFGVTPSPCTLGNGVSVEESSRGLAGSSYDRRQKYYNPTWTKQGRIEEEEEQEEEQEVLNHPWTVGAESGRAGADFVDDGPIPESQTGMTKSSSFSFDFPKDKSNGVEFAPPPPPPKKQSRHALKMNPSNTELERVSNSSAESLSPPFRSAHVSFTAGSSDSLDSDTQTGSDGRHSSELNHSPPPAESQLFPPVPFLPLSIEDGAPSCPPPLPQKKTVIRTVSSPDGFFGGHASSGKAAGAASPRLNVSHSESNMCLREEPPFIHPASLGGRPGAFSSSESLEKSSKGNSYWGSSTGKSTGACGPSRNLQSLSSSQLSVSSQVSSASSLHNLLSNIESKEGVYSKLGALYAESLRRLVAKCEDCFMREQKNELHFSENNWSLFKLTCNKPCCDSGDAIYYCATCSKDPSTTYAVKICKTQESKVAASYCSPAVPVHFNIQQDCGHFVASVPSSMLLASDVGKSMPGDGFHPSRAASEHDCVVVITREVPSQTTADFVRDSAMLHQAKPELYERRVCFLLLQLCNGLEHLKEHGIIHRDLCLENLLLVPCKPPMSCVKAKDDKHLPRLIISNFLKAKQKTGTGDSKLKKSQARLAPEIVSASQYKKFDEFQTGILIYELLHQPNPFEEKVHLREQDYSPEDLPALPSLSIYSRGLQQLAHLLLEADPIKRVRITEAKRMLQCLLWGPRKDLMEQPLSHEETLRQVLQNWVDMKRALLMMKFAERAVDTERSVELEDWLCCQYLASAEPASLLHTLKLLQLL; this is encoded by the exons GTCAGCTGGGGCGTGATTTCTAGCAAGCAACTCCTCCTGAAATCAGGAGATGCACAGCGCATCTGCCTTGACAATTTTGGCAATGGTGGTGTGAGAAAACCTTTCCTTCACAACCAGCCCAGCGACTGCTTGTCTTGCTGTCCTCCCAGCTACTCCATGGTGGGTCTGCGTGGCCTGGAGAGTCGAGTGGAGAGAAACGTCTCCATCCACAGCCTGGTACTTGTGGGTGAGATGGGCAAGCAGGAGGACAGAGTTAAAGACAAGTTTGCCCTGCCTCCTCAGGTCCCCTGCCCTAATCCATCTGCCTTGGGGGACAGAAGCACCACtagctgcagcagaaacactTCTTCCCAAGCCAGAGAAGGAGCAGCCCTCCCTTCAGGGGATGACTGTGATCACATCTTGGAAAGCGAAGGGGGTGAGTACTGTTCCATCACCAACTGCCACAAAGAGCACCCTGTCCCGTGGGAGCCGTGTTGCACAGAGGAAAAGGCTGTACAGTGTGAGGAGAGTCACACTTCCAGTGGATGGAGGCAGCGGGATGCTCCTGAGGTTCCGAGGCCAAGCGGCCGGGCAGTCAAGTTCAGCGAAGAGGAGCGCAGAGCTGTGAACGTGGCCTTCTGCATCACGAAAGACCAGAGTGATCCTCTTCCCTATACCCTGTGTTCTGACAGGAGAAACCTGGCCCTCCACACTGAGGCCGCCACCCTCCCTGAGAGCACGGGGAGCTGCAAGGCGGCTGCCCTTGCTTTGTCCCGGGAGGATGAGGACTTCCCTCTCCCTGGGGAGCCCTCTGTCACTGGGGACCTCCGCACTGAGGGTTCAAGCACCCCTCAGCAGGCTCTGGTGGAGCCGCAGCGCCCTCGCCTCACCGAGCCAACTCGTGGGGATCCCATCTATGCCGAGAGCACCAAGAGGAGGAAGGCACAGCTGAAGGCTGTTGGCAGCCAGGCAAAAGCGGAGAAGCTGGCCCACGGCACTGCCAAGGAGAAAACTGATGGGTTGTGGAGGGAAGGTGGCTGGGCTTTGGGAGGTGAGAAGGAACACCAGGACTCCACTGGCCAGGTGGCAGCAAAGATAACTATAATGACAGCACACACTGAGGATGATCACAAGACAATATTCCTCAGCAGCCCCGACTCAGCAGTAGGAGTTCAGTGGCCATGTATCAGCCCCACTTCCCACCCTGATTTTGGGACTTCATCACCTGCTATTGAGTCTGGACAGATTTTTCAAGCATCTGGATGTGAAAACAACACAAGATTTCATGTGGCAGCTCCTGTCAAGACCTCGCTTACTGAGAGTCCAGCCATCCCCCCAAAGATGTCCAAGAACAGCCAGCCAGGCAGTGAGGGCAGCCGTGTGGCCCCAGTCAGCTCCCATGTGGGAAGGTTCGCTGATGAGAATTGCCATGATGGAGCTGGTGCTCAGCTGCAGCCGAGGAGCTGTACTGATACAGGTGTCTTTGGGGTGACCCCTTCTCCCTGCACTCTCGGGAATGGGGTCTCTGTGGAGGAGTCCAGTAGAGGCCTGGCAGGCTCGTCCTATGACAGGCGGCAGAAATACTATAACCCAACGTGGACCAAGCAGGGCCGAatagaggaggaggaggagcaggaggaggagcaggaggtctTAAACCACCCATGGACAGTAGGAGCTGAGAGTGGAAGAGCTGGTGCTGACTTTGTGGATGATGGCCCTATACCAGAGAGCCAGACTGGAATGACCAAatcttcttctttctcctttgatTTCCCTAAAGACAAGAGCAATGGTGTGGAGTTTGCACCACCGCCGCCACCGCCGAAAAAGCAGTCTAG GCACGCTCTGAAAATGAACCCAAGTAACACTGAGCTGGAGAGAGTcagcaacagctctgcagagagcctCAGCCCACCCTTCAGGAGCGCCCATGTCAGCTTCACCGCTGGCTCCAGCGACAGCCTCGACTCGGACACGCAGACAGGCAGCGATGGCA GACACTCCTCTGAGCTGAACCATTCACCCCCTCCAGCTGAGAGCCAATTGTTTCCCCCtgttcctttccttcccctctccatTGAGGATGGTGCCCCCAGCTGCCCGCCCCCTCTGCCCCAGAAGAAGACAGTGATCAGAACGGTGTCTTCTCCAGATGGCTTTTTTGGGGGACACGCATCTTCAGGCAAagcagctggtgctgccagcccGAGGCTCAACGTCAGCCATTCTGAGAGCAATATGTGCCTCCGAGAGGAGCCTCCCTTCATCcacccagccagcctggggggCCGCCCTGgtgccttctcctcctctgagtCCCTGGAGAAAAGCTCCAAAGGAAACAGCTACTGGGGCTCAAGCACTGGTAAGAGCACAGGGGCTTGCGGCCCCAGCAGAAACCTCCAGTCCCTCTCCTCCTCGCAGCTCAGTGTGTCCAGCCAGGTGTCCTCAGCCTCCAGCCTCCACAACCTCCTGAGCAACATCGAGAGCAAGGAGGGGGTGTACAGCAAGCTGGGGGCCCTGTACGCCGAGTCCCTGCGCCGCCTGGTCGCCAAGTGCGAGGACTGCTTCATGCGCGAGCAGAAGAACGAGCTGCACTTCAGCGAGAACAACTGGTCGCTCTTCAAGCTGACCTGCAACAAGCCCTGCTGCGACTCGGGGGATGCCATTTATTACTGTGCCACTTGCTCCAAGGACCCCTCTACTACCTATGCTGTGAAG ATTTGTAAAACCCAGGAGTCCAAGGTAGCTGCTTCAtactgcagccctgcagtgccagtTCACTTCAACATCCAGCAGGACTGCGGCCATTTCGTGgcctctgtcccctccagcaTGCTGCTGGCCTCAGATGTGGGGAAGAGCATGCCTGGAGATGGCTTCCATCCCTCCCGTGCTGCCAGTGAGCACGACTGTGTGGTGGTCATCACCCGCGAGGTGCCGAGCCAGACCACTGCCGACTTTGTGAGGGACTCTGCGATGCTGCACCAAGCCAAGCCGGAGCTGTATGAACGTCGCGTTtgcttcctgctcctccagctctgcaatGGCTTGGAGCACCTCAAAGAGCATGGCATCATCCATCGTGACCTGTGCCTGGAGAACCTCCTGCTTGTGCCCTGCAAGCCCCCCATGAGCTGTGTGAAAGCCAAAGATGACAAACACTTACCCCGCCTCATCATCAGCAactttttgaaagcaaaacagaagacTGGCACTGGAGACTCCAAGCTGAAGAAGAGTCAGGCCCGGCTGGCCCCGGAGATTGTGTCGGCTTCTCAGTACAAAAAGTTTGATGAGTTTCAGACTGGTATTCTCATCTATGAACTGCTGCACCAGCCCAACCCCTTCGAGGAGAAGGTGCACCTCAGGGAGCAGGATTACAGCCCTGAGGACCTCCCTGCTCTACCCAGCCTGTCCATCTACTCCCGGGGACTCCAGCAGCTGGCCCACCTACTACTGGAAGCAGATCCCATCAAGCGCGTGCGGATCACCGAGGCCAAGCGGATGCTGCAGTGTCTGCTTTGGGGGCCCCGAAAAGACCTCATggagcagcccctcagccaTGAGGAAACCCTGCGCCAGGTGCTGCAGAACTGGGTGGACATGAAGCGTGCCCTGCTCATGATGAAGTTTGCAGAGAGGGCCGTGGACACGGAGCGCAGCGTTGAACTGGAGgactggctgtgctgccagtaCTTAGCATCTGCTGAGCCAGCCTCCCTCTTGCACACAttaaagctgctgcagctgctctga